ATCGCGAGGTCGTGCTCGAGGGCGGTCTCGATGGTGTAGCGAATCCGGTCGGCGGTGAGGGTCTCGAACTGCGAGTGGCCGCCGACGATCGCGAGGACGGCCTCGTCGGCGGCGGTTTCCATGAACGCGTCGAGCTCGGCCTCGGTCGCCTTATCGGTCTCGATATACCGCCGTTGCATCGTCGTCGGGTCGAGCTCCGCGAGCGCGTTGTGCCCGCCCCCGTACCGGTGGTTCGCGACCGCGTCGTACTGTTCCCGCACGACGTCTTCGACGACGCCGTGATACCGGGTATAGGGGTAGACGAAGCCGGTCACGTCGAGCCCCCACGCCTCGAGCTGTGCGTCCGTCCGTTCGAGCACCGTTTGCATGAACTCGGCCGGATGTCTGACGGTCCCCGCGTCGCTGATCGGGCCATCCAGCGGCTCGGCGAGTTCGATATACTGACCCGCCGCGTCGCTGTCGGCCCCGGCGACGGTCGTCGGTACCTCGCGGTCCTCGTCGGAGACGACCAGCGGATCGCCCTCGAAGTCGCCGTGGCGGTTCCAGTCGACGGCGAGCCGCTCGTCACCGTCGGCGGCGGCCGCCGTAAGGGGGATCTCGCCGAGCACGCGGTGGTCGGCCGTATGGGAGAGGACACCCCACCCCGCCGCGGCCAGTTCGGTCAGCTGTGCCGGGCTCAGGTGCGCGGCCGACGTCTCCATGAGCCCCGGACAGGCTGCGATACAGCCCGGGACGTCGTACTCCTGGTGGATCCGGTAGGTGAGCGTGTAGTCCTCGACCGGGCTGTCGTCGTACGTGAACACGAGCAACCCCGCGGCGTCGGCGACGCGTGACTCGAGTGACGGCTCGGTTTCGGTCGCCCCACCGGCATGGCTCTGTTCGGCGGACCGGTCCTGTCGTGACGCCGGCTCGGTGTCCCGGTCGGTGGTGGACTCGCGGCGGGTCACCCCAGCCACGCCGGCACCACCGACGCCGGCGGCAGCGACCCCCGTCACCGCAAGAAATTTCCGACGGTTC
This genomic window from Natronococcus occultus SP4 contains:
- a CDS encoding polysaccharide deacetylase family protein; the encoded protein is MNRRKFLAVTGVAAAGVGGAGVAGVTRRESTTDRDTEPASRQDRSAEQSHAGGATETEPSLESRVADAAGLLVFTYDDSPVEDYTLTYRIHQEYDVPGCIAACPGLMETSAAHLSPAQLTELAAAGWGVLSHTADHRVLGEIPLTAAAADGDERLAVDWNRHGDFEGDPLVVSDEDREVPTTVAGADSDAAGQYIELAEPLDGPISDAGTVRHPAEFMQTVLERTDAQLEAWGLDVTGFVYPYTRYHGVVEDVVREQYDAVANHRYGGGHNALAELDPTTMQRRYIETDKATEAELDAFMETAADEAVLAIVGGHSQFETLTADRIRYTIETALEHDLAIVTLAEALEALDRGLQ